Proteins encoded by one window of Polaribacter haliotis:
- the trpA gene encoding tryptophan synthase subunit alpha, with the protein MNSIQELFQKKDKNLLSIYFTCGYPNLEDTTKVISELEKSGVDFIEVGLPYSDPLADGPTIQDSSQKALENGINLDVIFEQLLALKSTNKTPLILMGYLNQMLKFGEEKFCQKVVDCGIDTLILPDLPMIEYENHYKQLFEKYGLTNVFLITPHTSEERIRKIDSYSKAFIYVVASASITGAKGEISNQQIAYFERIKAMNLQSKLIVGFGISDKSTFNTACKYANGTIIGSAFIKYLGKNGVDKIDGFIKPIIS; encoded by the coding sequence ATGAATTCGATACAAGAGTTATTTCAGAAAAAAGATAAGAATTTATTGTCTATCTATTTTACTTGTGGATATCCAAACTTAGAGGATACTACAAAAGTAATTTCAGAATTAGAAAAAAGTGGTGTCGATTTTATTGAAGTCGGTTTGCCATATTCAGATCCTTTGGCAGATGGACCAACAATTCAAGATAGTAGCCAAAAAGCATTAGAAAACGGAATTAATTTAGATGTTATTTTTGAGCAGTTATTAGCTCTAAAAAGTACAAATAAAACGCCATTAATTTTAATGGGATATTTAAACCAAATGCTAAAATTTGGTGAGGAAAAATTTTGTCAAAAAGTAGTAGATTGCGGAATTGATACATTAATTCTTCCAGATTTACCAATGATTGAATATGAAAATCATTACAAACAATTGTTTGAAAAATACGGTTTAACAAATGTGTTTTTAATAACGCCACATACTTCAGAAGAGAGAATTAGAAAGATAGATTCTTATTCTAAAGCATTTATTTATGTTGTTGCATCAGCATCTATTACTGGAGCAAAAGGAGAAATATCGAATCAGCAAATTGCGTATTTTGAAAGAATTAAAGCAATGAATTTACAAAGTAAATTGATTGTAGGTTTTGGAATTTCAGATAAATCAACCTTTAATACAGCTTGTAAATATGCAAACGGAACCATTATTGGTTCTGCATTTATAAAATATTTAGGTAAAAATGGTGTTGATAAAATTGATGGTTTTATAAAACCAATAATCTCTTAA
- a CDS encoding FKBP-type peptidyl-prolyl cis-trans isomerase, giving the protein MKSYIALFLGIFLFMSCSKNETFEVQTEADIIEYVKANNLDAKKTNSGLYYVINKEGNGIKPENSSSNVTVAYKGYFLDGKVFDKNEDGYKTDLNRVILGWTEGIQLFSEGGEGILIVPYQLGYGINGRSTIPGGAVLVFEIELISVN; this is encoded by the coding sequence ATGAAATCTTACATCGCTTTATTTTTAGGTATTTTTCTTTTTATGTCTTGTTCAAAAAATGAAACATTTGAGGTACAAACAGAGGCAGATATTATTGAATATGTAAAAGCAAATAATTTAGATGCTAAAAAAACAAATTCTGGTTTATACTATGTAATAAACAAAGAAGGAAATGGAATAAAACCAGAAAACAGTAGTTCTAATGTTACTGTTGCTTACAAAGGTTATTTTTTAGACGGAAAAGTTTTTGATAAAAATGAAGACGGTTACAAAACAGACCTAAACCGCGTTATTCTTGGCTGGACAGAGGGAATTCAACTTTTTAGTGAAGGTGGAGAAGGTATTTTAATTGTTCCTTATCAATTAGGCTATGGAATAAATGGACGAAGCACAATTCCTGGAGGAGCAGTTTTGGTCTTTGAAATAGAATTAATTAGTGTAAATTAA
- a CDS encoding amidohydrolase — MKNLFTILSITLFLVSCSKKEADLIVINSNTYTVNNNFENAEAFAVKDGKIIAVGTSKEIQDNFTSENIVNAENKAIVPGLIDAHCHFYRMGLQQQKVSLEGTKSYEEVLQKLVDFQKEKNTNFITGRGWDQNDWEVKEFPTKEKLDKLFPNTPVAVGRVDGHALLVNQAAINLSGITKDTPVSGGEIIVENGKMTGILIDAAMDFIKFPSTSKKEAIQGLLDAQKISFSYGLTTVDDAGIAKETIELIDSLQQSNDLKMRVYAMVSGDNQKEIDYFINKGIIKTDKLNVRSFKVYGDGALGSRGAAMRKPYSDRENHFGALIYSPERYKELAKQIAASDYQMNTHAIGDSANTWMLKTYKDVLKNTKNRRWRIEHAQIIAEEDFTHFDNILPSVQPTHATSDMYWAKDRIGAERMKGAYAFKDLLNKYGKIALGTDFPVEQVNPFLTFYAATIRKDIDNYPENGFQIENALTREETLKGMTLWAAYFNFEEEEKGSIEVGKFADFVILDQDIMKVEGSKIPKTKVVATFLNGEKVY; from the coding sequence ATGAAAAATCTATTTACTATTCTATCCATAACTTTATTTCTTGTTTCTTGTTCGAAGAAAGAAGCAGATTTAATTGTTATCAATTCAAACACTTACACAGTTAATAATAATTTTGAAAATGCTGAAGCTTTTGCAGTAAAAGACGGAAAAATTATCGCTGTTGGAACTTCAAAAGAAATTCAAGATAATTTTACTTCAGAAAACATTGTTAATGCTGAAAACAAAGCTATTGTTCCTGGTTTAATTGATGCACATTGTCATTTTTACAGAATGGGTTTACAACAACAAAAAGTATCTTTAGAAGGCACAAAAAGTTACGAGGAAGTTTTACAGAAACTAGTCGATTTTCAAAAAGAAAAAAACACGAATTTTATTACAGGTCGTGGTTGGGACCAAAACGATTGGGAGGTAAAAGAATTTCCAACGAAAGAAAAATTAGATAAACTATTCCCTAATACTCCTGTTGCAGTTGGTAGGGTTGATGGGCATGCATTATTAGTGAATCAAGCAGCAATTAATTTATCTGGAATTACAAAAGACACTCCTGTTTCTGGTGGAGAAATTATTGTTGAAAATGGAAAAATGACTGGTATTTTAATTGATGCAGCTATGGATTTTATCAAATTTCCATCTACTTCAAAAAAAGAAGCAATTCAAGGATTATTAGATGCTCAAAAAATATCATTTTCTTACGGTTTAACCACTGTAGATGATGCTGGAATTGCAAAAGAAACAATTGAATTAATAGACAGCTTGCAACAGTCTAATGATTTAAAAATGCGTGTTTACGCGATGGTTTCTGGCGATAATCAAAAAGAAATAGATTATTTTATCAACAAAGGAATTATAAAAACCGACAAATTAAATGTGCGTTCTTTTAAAGTTTACGGAGATGGAGCATTAGGCTCTAGAGGTGCAGCAATGCGAAAACCTTATTCAGATAGAGAAAATCATTTTGGTGCTTTAATTTATTCTCCAGAAAGGTATAAAGAATTAGCAAAACAAATTGCGGCTTCCGATTATCAAATGAATACGCATGCAATTGGAGATTCTGCAAATACTTGGATGTTAAAAACCTATAAAGATGTTTTAAAAAACACTAAAAACAGACGTTGGAGAATTGAACATGCACAAATAATTGCTGAAGAAGATTTTACACATTTCGATAATATTTTGCCTTCTGTACAACCAACACATGCAACTTCAGATATGTATTGGGCAAAAGACAGAATTGGGGCAGAAAGAATGAAAGGAGCTTATGCTTTTAAAGATTTGTTAAATAAATATGGTAAAATTGCTTTAGGTACTGATTTTCCTGTAGAGCAGGTAAATCCTTTTTTGACTTTTTATGCGGCAACTATTAGAAAAGATATAGATAATTATCCTGAAAACGGTTTTCAAATCGAAAACGCTTTAACAAGAGAAGAAACCTTAAAAGGAATGACTCTTTGGGCAGCATATTTTAATTTCGAAGAAGAGGAAAAAGGTTCTATTGAAGTTGGAAAATTTGCCGATTTTGTAATCTTAGACCAAGATATTATGAAAGTAGAAGGAAGTAAAATTCCTAAAACCAAAGTAGTTGCCACTTTTTTAAATGGCGAAAAGGTTTATTAG
- a CDS encoding DoxX family protein translates to METPILILKIVFGVFFCFAGIMHIVKPRIFKNFIPDFLPKRLVNYIVGIIEFLLGSGLFFSETAKYAAYGIFILLIIFLPIHIWDVTRIRPAIGSKKIAILRVPLQFLLMYCAYLIYTNS, encoded by the coding sequence TTGGAAACTCCAATTCTTATTTTAAAAATAGTTTTCGGCGTTTTTTTCTGCTTTGCAGGAATTATGCACATTGTAAAACCGAGAATATTTAAAAATTTTATTCCTGATTTTCTTCCAAAAAGATTAGTCAATTATATCGTAGGAATTATTGAATTTTTATTGGGTTCAGGACTTTTTTTCTCTGAAACAGCAAAGTATGCTGCCTATGGTATTTTTATATTGTTGATTATTTTTCTACCAATTCATATTTGGGATGTTACAAGAATTAGACCTGCAATTGGCTCTAAAAAAATCGCTATTCTTAGAGTTCCACTTCAATTTTTATTAATGTATTGCGCTTATTTAATTTATACAAACTCATGA
- a CDS encoding M20/M25/M40 family metallo-hydrolase yields MKKILLFTSISLLMLACNQKKEKIIDSNKLSTEEKKDSTNIKTLFNSALMDGKSYEWLRDLTTNIGGRLSGSPEAAQAVIWGEKLMNEVGLDSVWLQPVMVPHWVRGEKEIATYTTNGTQKNVPICALGFSVATPKSGILAEVIEVKSLEEAEALGNKMEGKIVFFNRPFDNTLINTFRAYGGCVDQRVQGATVCGKFGAKGVIVRSMTNAVDDYPHTGTMSYGNLPKEKHIPTAAISSRAANILSDDLKKNPELKFYFKQSCETLPDAPSFNVVGEIKGTETPENIFVVGGHLDSWDLGDGAHDDGTGIVQSLEVAYLFKKNNIKPKNTIRVVFFMNEENGTRGAKKYAELAKLNKENHIGGLESDAGGHTPRGFSIDANDSNTDLLKSWKKLLAPYGLHDIEKGGSGADIGPLKGENVTLVGYRPDSQRYFDYHHTSTDTFDKVNKRELELGSASMASIVYLMDKYLYNDTPVKQ; encoded by the coding sequence ATGAAAAAAATACTACTCTTTACTTCCATTTCTTTGTTAATGCTTGCCTGTAATCAAAAAAAAGAAAAAATTATTGATTCTAACAAATTATCAACCGAAGAAAAAAAAGACTCTACAAATATTAAAACACTATTTAACAGTGCTTTAATGGACGGAAAATCTTACGAATGGTTGCGTGATTTAACAACAAACATTGGTGGAAGATTGTCTGGTTCTCCTGAAGCTGCACAAGCTGTTATTTGGGGAGAAAAATTAATGAACGAAGTTGGTTTAGATTCTGTTTGGCTACAACCTGTTATGGTGCCACATTGGGTTCGTGGAGAAAAAGAAATAGCAACATATACCACAAACGGAACACAAAAAAATGTACCAATTTGCGCTTTAGGTTTTTCTGTTGCAACTCCAAAATCTGGAATTTTAGCAGAAGTTATCGAAGTTAAAAGTTTAGAAGAGGCTGAAGCTTTGGGAAATAAAATGGAAGGCAAAATTGTATTTTTCAATCGTCCTTTCGATAATACATTAATTAATACTTTTAGAGCATATGGAGGTTGTGTAGACCAAAGAGTACAAGGAGCAACTGTCTGTGGAAAATTTGGTGCAAAAGGTGTAATTGTTCGTTCTATGACCAATGCTGTGGACGATTATCCACACACAGGAACTATGAGTTATGGAAATTTGCCTAAAGAAAAACACATACCAACTGCTGCAATTAGTAGTAGAGCTGCAAATATTTTAAGTGACGATTTAAAGAAAAATCCGGAATTGAAATTCTACTTTAAACAAAGTTGTGAAACTTTACCAGATGCACCTTCTTTTAATGTTGTTGGAGAAATTAAAGGAACAGAAACTCCAGAAAATATTTTTGTGGTTGGTGGACATTTAGATTCTTGGGATTTAGGTGATGGTGCACATGATGATGGAACTGGAATTGTACAATCTTTAGAGGTTGCTTATTTGTTTAAAAAGAACAATATTAAACCTAAAAACACAATAAGAGTTGTCTTTTTTATGAATGAAGAAAATGGTACGAGAGGTGCTAAAAAATATGCAGAATTGGCAAAACTGAATAAAGAAAATCATATTGGAGGTTTAGAATCGGATGCTGGAGGACATACTCCAAGAGGCTTTTCTATTGATGCAAATGATTCCAATACAGATTTATTAAAAAGCTGGAAAAAACTATTGGCTCCTTATGGTTTACACGATATCGAAAAAGGTGGAAGTGGTGCAGATATTGGACCTTTAAAAGGCGAAAATGTAACTTTGGTTGGTTACAGACCAGATTCTCAGAGATATTTCGATTACCATCATACAAGTACAGATACTTTCGACAAAGTAAACAAACGAGAATTGGAATTGGGAAGTGCTTCCATGGCTAGTATTGTTTATTTAATGGATAAGTATTTATACAACGATACACCAGTTAAACAGTAA
- a CDS encoding TonB-dependent receptor, with the protein MKKGFLTLLILFGFWTTNGQEQKKDTVKTEVVNVVTKFNPEIADGKKINKNPKIKLLGKSKKKKLDYSIYSAPVASTFIPKTGAIKGISIGVKERIYNNYLAAGYGNYGSPYMEAFLYKNTRFSSEYGLSAKYAASQENVRNSKLNSNFSNFNGSVFYKQVDRYFDWKVSLNAELNEYNWYGLPDLVFDTPVLNTIEEEQKYNYFKVAGDFKFHDSYIDFGKVSFSYFTDSFESKEILANFDAKLNLPLRFISNNLNDISVETGVEYLSGSFERNYENTSNINYTTLTVKLFPEYKINYAGFAIKAGLKIYGSIDTENESNNVFLFPNVFAQRAILKEYVSMYGGISGNLHTNTYKQFTEENQYVSPTLFITQTAQTSNLFVGLQGKITNDISYNLKASSIKEEDKPLFLRNNTKSDGTNASVNGQTLDGYEYGNSFSIYYDDVETTSFFAEIEYNFSRKLTFSTQVQLDNYTMTNAIEKWNLPFLQASFLGKYKEEKWFATTNIFYVSERKDALYNAQFPSSLKGIETINSFIDVNLNGGYHFNDKFSAFIRANNILNTQYQRFANFDTQGFQILGGITYKFDF; encoded by the coding sequence ATGAAAAAAGGCTTTCTAACATTACTTATTTTATTTGGTTTCTGGACAACAAATGGTCAGGAACAAAAAAAAGATACTGTTAAAACAGAGGTTGTAAATGTGGTTACAAAGTTTAACCCAGAAATTGCAGATGGTAAAAAAATAAATAAAAATCCTAAAATTAAATTACTAGGAAAAAGTAAAAAGAAAAAATTAGACTACAGTATTTATTCTGCACCTGTAGCTTCTACATTTATTCCAAAAACCGGAGCCATAAAAGGAATTAGTATTGGAGTAAAAGAAAGAATTTACAACAATTATCTAGCGGCTGGTTATGGAAATTATGGTAGTCCTTATATGGAAGCTTTTTTATATAAAAACACTCGTTTTAGTAGTGAATATGGGTTATCTGCTAAATATGCTGCTTCACAAGAAAATGTAAGAAATTCTAAATTAAATAGTAATTTTTCAAATTTTAATGGGTCAGTATTTTACAAACAAGTAGATCGTTATTTCGATTGGAAAGTAAGCTTAAATGCGGAACTAAATGAATATAACTGGTATGGTTTACCAGATTTAGTTTTTGACACACCTGTTTTAAATACCATTGAAGAGGAACAAAAATATAATTATTTTAAAGTAGCTGGAGATTTTAAATTTCACGATTCTTATATAGATTTTGGAAAAGTATCTTTTTCTTACTTTACAGATTCGTTTGAGAGTAAAGAAATACTTGCAAATTTCGATGCAAAATTAAACCTTCCTTTAAGGTTCATTAGCAACAATTTAAACGATATTTCAGTAGAAACTGGGGTAGAATATTTAAGTGGAAGTTTCGAAAGAAATTACGAAAACACAAGCAACATAAATTACACAACATTAACTGTAAAATTATTTCCAGAATACAAGATAAATTATGCTGGATTTGCCATAAAAGCAGGTTTAAAAATTTATGGTTCTATAGATACAGAAAACGAATCGAATAATGTATTTCTATTCCCAAATGTATTTGCACAAAGGGCTATTTTAAAAGAATACGTAAGTATGTATGGAGGAATTTCAGGAAACCTACACACAAACACATACAAGCAGTTTACAGAAGAAAACCAATATGTTTCACCAACGTTATTTATAACTCAAACTGCACAAACCTCTAATTTATTTGTAGGTTTACAAGGAAAAATAACAAACGATATTAGCTACAATTTAAAAGCTAGTAGTATCAAAGAAGAAGATAAACCTCTATTTTTAAGAAATAACACAAAGTCAGATGGTACAAATGCTTCCGTAAATGGACAAACATTAGATGGTTATGAATATGGTAATTCTTTTTCCATTTATTATGATGATGTCGAAACAACTTCTTTTTTCGCAGAAATTGAATATAATTTTTCCAGAAAACTAACTTTTAGCACACAAGTTCAGTTAGACAATTACACTATGACAAATGCCATCGAAAAATGGAATTTGCCTTTTTTACAAGCTTCCTTTTTAGGGAAATACAAAGAAGAAAAATGGTTCGCTACTACAAACATTTTTTATGTTAGTGAGCGAAAAGATGCACTTTACAATGCACAATTTCCATCGAGTCTTAAAGGTATAGAAACCATTAATTCTTTTATAGATGTAAATTTAAATGGTGGTTATCACTTTAACGATAAGTTTTCTGCATTCATAAGAGCAAATAACATTTTAAATACTCAATACCAACGTTTTGCAAATTTCGACACACAAGGTTTTCAAATTTTAGGAGGTATTACTTATAAGTTCGATTTTTAA
- a CDS encoding tetratricopeptide repeat protein has translation MKNLISKKHLLTTFAFLMSLVMFSQQTIADTSILKNYNDALKLYNSKAYAAAQKTFNSVVNEANIGSNLKTDATYFEAMCAIKLNQIDADKKVLSFVEEYPNSNKKNVAFFNVGNYYFANKKASYALKWYQKVDTKILSREDKKELDFKMGYGLLTTNNLQLSKDRFLLLINDPKYGNDSRYYYGYIAYKLEDYGIAESTLKKIADNATYKAEITYYLLDISFKAGKFERCIEVGKKLLPDAKRDLQSEISKIIGESYFNLEKYVESIPYLKDYRGKKGKWNNTDYYQLGYAYYKQNDFENAINNFNKIIDQKNNVSQNAYSHLGECYLKVDKKNEALNAFKSASEMSFDANIQQDAALNYAKLSYEAGNPFEPVSQVLQNYLKKYPKSKAYQEINKLVVSSFINEQNYQGAVDFLLKKKSDENTALIIEVSLYRGIQLFNEGKYKEALPFFSQSKKSSTIEIKERAQFWEAETEYRLENYQDAINKLEILNKTLTSIDSEFKLTNYTIGYGYFKLKEYEKSIGAFKKFLVIDSIETDTKYDAIIRLGDGYFASRNYTEAVNSYKIVADEFGPNSDYAQYQIGMSYGFTDNDEAKITALKKVINDYQNSNLKDDALYQIANTYIKVKDHKNAHVAYDRLLEKYPNSTFLSRALLRQGLLYYNDNMNQQALKKYKEVAARFSNSPEALEAVANARNVYIDLGNLEDYISWMGTLKFINVSNSDIDNTSFAVAEKKYLASKNNNEIIKSLIDYTRKFPEGIHKIKANYYLADVYFKNKEYQSAITPFKNVINEDRNDFSEESLSKLSQIYLQEANYSEALPILDRLELEANNTENILFAQSNLMKAYFETEAYDFAEEYARKVLQQEKIDTNLENDARILIARSSFKSEDFRTAEEFYNEIEKTASGELKAEALYYNAYFKNQQKDYEASNKMVQKLIAGYSNYKYWGVKSYVIMGKNYYGLKDVYQATFVLENVIKNFEEFDDIIQEAYEELNTIRENEAKTNNSVNPEKQ, from the coding sequence ATGAAAAATCTTATAAGCAAAAAACATCTTCTTACGACTTTTGCTTTTTTAATGTCTCTTGTGATGTTTTCACAGCAAACAATTGCAGATACAAGTATCTTAAAAAACTATAACGATGCATTAAAACTATACAACAGTAAAGCATACGCAGCCGCACAAAAGACATTCAACAGTGTTGTTAACGAGGCAAATATTGGTTCTAATTTAAAAACAGATGCTACATACTTCGAAGCGATGTGTGCCATAAAATTAAACCAAATAGATGCAGATAAGAAAGTACTTTCATTTGTAGAAGAATATCCTAATAGTAATAAAAAAAATGTTGCTTTTTTTAATGTAGGAAACTACTATTTCGCTAACAAAAAGGCTTCTTATGCATTAAAATGGTATCAAAAAGTAGACACAAAAATACTTTCTCGAGAAGATAAAAAAGAACTAGATTTTAAAATGGGCTATGGTTTATTAACCACCAATAATTTACAACTTTCTAAAGATCGATTTTTATTATTGATAAACGACCCAAAATACGGAAATGATTCTCGTTATTATTATGGTTATATCGCTTACAAATTAGAAGATTATGGAATTGCAGAATCTACTCTTAAAAAAATTGCAGATAATGCAACTTACAAAGCAGAAATAACATATTACTTATTAGATATTAGTTTTAAAGCAGGTAAATTTGAACGTTGTATCGAAGTTGGAAAGAAATTATTACCAGATGCAAAAAGAGATTTACAATCCGAAATCTCTAAAATTATAGGAGAAAGTTACTTCAATTTAGAAAAATATGTAGAATCAATTCCTTACTTAAAAGATTACAGAGGTAAAAAAGGAAAATGGAATAATACAGATTATTATCAACTTGGATATGCATATTACAAACAAAACGATTTTGAAAATGCTATTAACAACTTCAATAAAATTATTGACCAAAAAAATAACGTATCGCAAAATGCATATTCTCACTTAGGAGAATGTTACCTAAAAGTAGATAAAAAAAATGAAGCTTTAAATGCTTTTAAATCGGCTTCAGAAATGAGTTTCGATGCAAACATTCAGCAAGACGCTGCTTTAAATTATGCGAAATTAAGTTACGAAGCTGGTAATCCTTTCGAGCCAGTTTCTCAGGTTTTACAGAACTATTTAAAGAAATATCCCAAATCTAAAGCTTATCAAGAGATTAATAAATTAGTAGTTTCTTCATTTATAAACGAACAAAACTACCAAGGTGCTGTAGATTTTCTTTTAAAGAAAAAATCTGACGAAAACACAGCTTTAATTATAGAAGTTTCTTTATATAGAGGAATTCAATTATTTAACGAAGGAAAATATAAAGAAGCGTTACCTTTTTTCTCTCAATCAAAAAAATCTTCAACCATAGAAATTAAAGAAAGAGCACAATTTTGGGAAGCAGAAACAGAATATCGCCTAGAAAACTACCAAGATGCTATTAATAAATTAGAAATATTAAACAAAACATTAACCTCTATTGATAGCGAGTTTAAACTAACAAATTACACTATTGGGTATGGTTATTTCAAATTGAAAGAATACGAAAAATCAATTGGTGCTTTTAAAAAATTCTTAGTAATAGACTCTATAGAAACAGATACTAAATACGATGCAATAATTCGTTTGGGAGATGGTTATTTTGCTTCTAGAAATTATACTGAAGCTGTAAATTCCTACAAAATTGTCGCGGATGAATTTGGGCCAAACTCAGATTATGCTCAATATCAAATTGGAATGAGTTATGGTTTTACAGACAATGATGAAGCTAAAATAACAGCGCTAAAAAAGGTTATTAACGACTACCAAAACTCTAACTTAAAAGACGATGCATTGTATCAAATTGCAAACACCTACATAAAAGTTAAAGACCATAAAAATGCACATGTAGCTTACGATCGTTTGTTGGAAAAATATCCAAATAGTACATTTCTTTCACGAGCATTATTAAGGCAAGGTTTGTTGTATTATAATGATAATATGAACCAACAAGCTTTAAAAAAATACAAAGAAGTTGCTGCACGTTTTTCGAATTCTCCAGAAGCACTTGAAGCAGTTGCAAATGCACGAAATGTGTATATAGATTTAGGAAATCTGGAAGATTATATTAGTTGGATGGGAACCTTAAAGTTTATAAATGTTAGCAATTCCGATATTGATAATACTTCTTTCGCAGTTGCTGAAAAAAAATATTTAGCTTCTAAGAACAACAACGAAATTATTAAAAGTTTAATTGATTATACTAGAAAATTTCCAGAAGGAATCCATAAAATAAAAGCTAATTATTATCTAGCAGATGTATATTTTAAAAATAAAGAATACCAAAGTGCTATTACTCCTTTTAAAAATGTTATAAATGAAGATAGGAATGATTTTAGCGAAGAATCTTTAAGTAAATTATCTCAAATTTATTTACAAGAAGCTAATTATAGTGAAGCACTTCCAATATTAGATAGGTTAGAATTAGAAGCAAATAATACAGAAAATATTTTGTTTGCACAGAGTAATTTAATGAAAGCTTATTTCGAAACGGAAGCTTATGATTTTGCAGAAGAATATGCAAGAAAAGTACTGCAACAAGAAAAAATAGACACCAATTTAGAAAACGATGCACGTATATTAATTGCAAGATCTTCCTTTAAAAGTGAAGACTTTAGAACTGCAGAAGAATTTTATAACGAAATAGAAAAAACTGCAAGTGGAGAGTTAAAAGCGGAGGCACTATACTACAATGCATATTTTAAAAATCAACAAAAAGATTATGAAGCATCTAATAAAATGGTTCAGAAATTAATTGCTGGGTATTCCAACTATAAATATTGGGGTGTTAAGAGTTATGTAATAATGGGTAAAAATTATTACGGTTTAAAAGATGTTTACCAAGCAACTTTTGTATTAGAAAACGTTATTAAAAATTTCGAAGAATTCGACGATATTATTCAGGAAGCATACGAAGAATTAAATACCATTAGAGAAAACGAAGCCAAAACAAATAACTCCGTAAATCCAGAAAAACAATAA
- a CDS encoding cell division ATP-binding protein FtsE has product MENSVLQLENAAIYQRDNLVLSKVNLTIKTGDFYYLIGKTGSGKSSLMKTLYGDLPLREGSGAIVGFDLNTLKEKQIPFLRRKIGIVFQDFKLLSDRNVFDNLKFVLKATGWKDKNLMKDKIHEVLDKVGMKSQYYKKTYELSGGEQQRVAIARALLNDPELILADEPTGNLDPKTSLEVMELLNSIHKSGKTILMATHDYQLIVKFKQKTLKCEGGELFEVAQQATV; this is encoded by the coding sequence ATGGAAAATTCTGTTTTACAATTAGAAAATGCTGCTATTTATCAAAGAGATAATTTAGTGTTGTCTAAAGTTAATTTAACGATTAAAACTGGCGATTTTTACTATTTAATAGGAAAAACAGGAAGTGGAAAAAGTAGTTTAATGAAAACTTTATATGGAGATTTGCCACTTAGAGAAGGCTCAGGAGCAATTGTAGGATTCGATTTAAACACTTTAAAAGAAAAGCAAATTCCTTTTTTAAGGAGAAAAATCGGAATTGTTTTTCAAGATTTTAAACTTTTAAGCGATAGAAATGTTTTCGATAACTTAAAATTTGTTTTAAAAGCAACTGGTTGGAAAGACAAGAACTTAATGAAAGATAAAATTCACGAGGTTTTAGATAAAGTAGGTATGAAATCTCAATATTATAAAAAAACTTACGAACTTTCTGGAGGTGAACAACAAAGAGTGGCAATTGCAAGAGCTTTGTTAAATGATCCAGAACTTATTTTAGCAGATGAACCTACTGGAAATTTAGATCCAAAAACTTCTTTGGAAGTTATGGAGTTGTTAAATTCCATTCACAAAAGCGGAAAAACAATTTTAATGGCAACACACGATTACCAATTAATTGTTAAGTTTAAACAAAAAACCCTAAAATGCGAAGGTGGAGAATTGTTTGAGGTTGCCCAACAAGCCACAGTTTAA